Proteins from a single region of Bartonella sp. M0283:
- a CDS encoding DNA polymerase III subunit gamma/tau — translation MESTEAETGYRVLARKYRPQNFSDLIGQEPMVRTLTNAFDSGRIPQAWMLTGVRGVGKTTTARILARALNYKTDTIDKPTIHMDKLGEHCKAIMEGRHVDVIEMDAASHTGIDDIREIIEQVRYRPVAARFKVYIIDEVHMLSTQAFNGLLKTLEEPPPHVKFIFATTEIRKVPVTVLSRCQRYNLRRVDSNVLAAHLRKISDLEKIEAEDSALAMIARAGEGSVRDALSILDQAIAHGGGKVDAESVRTMLGLADRTRIIDLFEMIMKGDVAGALKEFRDQYDGGADPLVILNELADFNHLVTRLRFTPEIADDISLVEEERERGLDFSKKLSVRVLSSTWQMLLKGTQEVDSAASPIDAAEMLLIRLTHAADLPTLDEALKALGEGKPAIKLPPSSDGAQGTDDSHSVSGNSEKSSANSGKNIMEEKSAPKHALADNSTGSDNAFSTETHETARAESDNSSRNNAVAEQKNLQSSSPQKAPTMQLVSTSSAAFEPDEQALQDTAKNNETAEKNSEPEVNKVILHSLQDVVDLADKHNDMQFKLLVKEFVRPVSFRQGRIEFEPAEGMPRFFAHDIAKMLREWTGERWTVTVVNEGGGLTLREEDEKAHQALLSDAEADPDIAKILRYFPGSKIVDVRVNKSDDGLDLTNNDDMTGEDDENDQGE, via the coding sequence ATGGAAAGCACTGAGGCAGAGACAGGTTATCGCGTCCTCGCCCGAAAATATCGGCCGCAAAATTTTTCCGACCTTATCGGTCAGGAGCCGATGGTGCGCACACTTACAAACGCATTCGATAGTGGACGGATACCGCAAGCATGGATGTTGACAGGCGTTCGTGGCGTTGGAAAAACCACGACAGCCCGCATTCTTGCGCGTGCACTCAATTACAAGACCGACACAATCGATAAACCGACAATCCATATGGACAAGCTCGGCGAACATTGTAAAGCCATTATGGAAGGCCGGCACGTCGACGTAATCGAAATGGATGCGGCATCCCATACCGGTATTGATGATATAAGAGAAATCATCGAACAGGTTCGCTATCGTCCGGTTGCCGCCCGTTTCAAAGTCTATATTATCGACGAAGTCCATATGCTTTCGACACAGGCCTTCAATGGTCTGTTAAAAACATTGGAAGAACCACCGCCGCATGTGAAATTTATTTTTGCCACAACAGAAATCCGCAAAGTTCCGGTGACTGTCTTGTCGCGTTGCCAACGTTATAATTTGCGGCGGGTTGATTCGAATGTTCTGGCGGCACATTTGAGAAAAATCTCCGATCTTGAAAAAATCGAGGCCGAAGACAGTGCTCTTGCTATGATTGCCCGTGCCGGAGAAGGTTCTGTTCGCGATGCGCTTTCAATTCTTGATCAGGCGATTGCCCATGGTGGCGGCAAGGTTGATGCCGAATCTGTCCGCACTATGCTGGGGCTTGCCGATCGCACGCGTATTATCGACCTTTTTGAAATGATTATGAAAGGCGATGTTGCCGGCGCTTTGAAGGAATTTCGCGATCAATATGATGGCGGAGCCGACCCGCTTGTCATTTTGAATGAGCTTGCCGATTTCAATCATCTGGTGACCAGATTGCGTTTTACGCCCGAAATTGCTGATGATATTTCGCTTGTCGAGGAAGAGCGGGAACGCGGGCTTGATTTTTCCAAAAAATTGTCCGTGCGCGTTCTCTCGAGCACTTGGCAGATGCTTCTTAAAGGCACACAAGAGGTTGATTCGGCTGCAAGTCCTATCGATGCTGCCGAAATGCTTCTGATCCGCCTCACACATGCTGCCGATTTGCCAACGCTTGACGAGGCGCTGAAAGCCCTTGGCGAGGGAAAGCCTGCCATCAAGCTTCCACCAAGTTCCGATGGGGCACAAGGCACAGATGATTCGCATAGTGTGAGCGGCAATTCCGAAAAAAGCAGTGCCAATTCCGGAAAAAATATCATGGAAGAAAAATCCGCACCAAAACATGCATTGGCGGATAATTCGACCGGCAGTGACAATGCTTTTTCGACGGAAACTCATGAAACTGCCCGTGCAGAGAGTGATAATAGCTCTCGCAATAACGCCGTTGCAGAACAGAAGAATTTGCAAAGTTCTTCCCCGCAAAAAGCGCCAACCATGCAATTGGTGAGCACGTCTTCGGCCGCTTTTGAGCCGGACGAACAGGCTTTACAAGACACCGCAAAAAATAACGAAACAGCCGAAAAGAACAGCGAGCCGGAAGTAAACAAGGTTATTCTTCATTCCTTGCAGGATGTTGTCGATCTTGCCGACAAACATAATGACATGCAGTTCAAACTGCTGGTCAAGGAATTTGTGCGTCCGGTTTCGTTCCGCCAAGGCCGTATCGAGTTTGAACCTGCTGAAGGTATGCCTCGCTTTTTTGCTCATGACATAGCCAAAATGCTCCGCGAATGGACAGGCGAACGCTGGACAGTAACGGTCGTCAATGAAGGCGGCGGATTAACTTTGCGTGAAGAGGACGAGAAAGCCCATCAGGCACTTCTATCCGATGCCGAAGCCGACCCCGATATTGCCAAGATTTTGAGATATTTCCCCGGTTCAAAAATTGTCGATGTGCGTGTCAACAAATCCGACGATGGTCTTGATTTGACCAATAATGACGATATGACTGGTGAAGACGACGAAAATGACCAAGGAGAGTAA
- a CDS encoding YbaB/EbfC family nucleoid-associated protein, producing the protein MRDMMGMMKKAKEMQAKMQAMQDEMANIQETGTSGGGLVSVTLTGQGTISAIKIDPSLVKPDEVEILEDLIMAAHNEAKAKIENTMAEKTKEITAGLPIPPGFKLPF; encoded by the coding sequence ATGCGTGACATGATGGGTATGATGAAAAAAGCCAAAGAAATGCAGGCAAAAATGCAGGCCATGCAGGATGAAATGGCAAATATTCAGGAAACGGGAACATCCGGCGGTGGTCTGGTTAGTGTGACTTTGACCGGTCAGGGAACGATTTCTGCAATCAAGATTGATCCTTCACTGGTAAAACCCGATGAAGTTGAAATTCTCGAAGACCTGATTATGGCTGCCCATAATGAAGCCAAAGCAAAAATTGAAAACACAATGGCTGAAAAAACCAAAGAAATTACCGCCGGTCTACCAATCCCTCCCGGTTTCAAACTGCCGTTCTGA
- the recR gene encoding recombination mediator RecR: MSKHLAGPEIEKLIQLLARVPGLGPRSARRAALFLIKKKEALLKPLGLAMQDAAEKIRICSVCGNVDTSDPCSVCTDPRRDQSTIIVVEDVSDLWALERAGTMQVKYHVLGGHLSPLDGIGPDDLNIAGLVNRVAEGNVKEVILAVNATIEGQTTAHYLTDQLHPYPVKITRLAHGVPVGGELDYLDDGTLAAALRARTSL; this comes from the coding sequence ATGTCGAAACATCTCGCGGGTCCAGAAATAGAAAAGCTCATCCAACTTCTTGCACGTGTTCCCGGTCTCGGGCCACGTTCGGCAAGACGGGCTGCACTTTTCCTGATCAAGAAAAAAGAAGCTTTATTGAAGCCGCTAGGCCTTGCCATGCAGGATGCTGCCGAAAAGATACGTATCTGTTCTGTCTGCGGCAATGTGGATACGTCCGACCCCTGTTCAGTTTGCACCGACCCGAGGCGCGATCAATCCACAATCATTGTTGTCGAAGATGTCTCCGATCTTTGGGCGCTGGAACGGGCGGGCACCATGCAGGTCAAATATCATGTTCTGGGCGGGCACCTTTCGCCTCTTGATGGCATTGGGCCGGATGATCTTAACATTGCAGGTCTTGTGAACCGTGTGGCCGAAGGCAATGTCAAGGAAGTGATACTTGCGGTCAATGCAACGATTGAAGGCCAGACAACAGCCCATTATCTCACTGACCAGCTTCATCCCTATCCGGTAAAAATTACGCGTTTGGCACATGGCGTTCCGGTTGGCGGTGAACTTGATTATCTTGATGATGGTACTTTGGCTGCGGCGTTACGAGCAAGGACGAGTCTTTGA
- a CDS encoding lytic murein transglycosylase, producing the protein MLKTFRFFTAFILLFAALVANTSAIDRDAINGQFTNWLNKDFYKEALKSGISAGTFSEALSTVVPNLALPDLVIPGEKPKAQRRQHQAEFSAPANYFSAKTLARLVSDGKAQLSENRGALKKIEKQYGVPASVSLAIWGRETNYGSVKIPYNAFEVLATKAFMSTRKDMFKTELIAALTIVQDHYMDAASMKSSWAGALGQPQFMPTSYLKYAVDFDGDGHRNIWTSTPDTLASIANYLKLNGYRANAGWGYEVKVPETVDCFLEGPDQGKMLSEWQRLGVLPQSDKNIPALDKSRPLYLLMPEGRLGPAFLVTDNFYVLKSYNMSDLYALFIATVSDRIEGKRGFIEPWQKIDELYQSDVLNLQTKLQSQGYDIGKADGFAGFKTRRSIGLWQQKHGQKPTCFPSRSLIADFR; encoded by the coding sequence ATGTTGAAAACGTTCCGTTTTTTTACAGCATTTATCCTTCTCTTTGCCGCTTTGGTGGCAAATACTTCCGCCATTGATCGCGATGCGATCAACGGGCAATTTACCAATTGGCTTAACAAGGACTTTTATAAAGAGGCTCTCAAATCAGGAATTTCGGCCGGAACATTTTCTGAAGCCCTTTCCACAGTTGTGCCCAATCTCGCATTACCCGACCTTGTGATTCCGGGAGAAAAACCAAAAGCGCAAAGGCGCCAACATCAGGCAGAATTCAGCGCACCGGCCAATTATTTTTCGGCAAAAACACTTGCTCGCCTTGTTAGTGACGGCAAAGCACAATTGTCAGAAAATCGTGGAGCTTTAAAAAAAATAGAAAAACAATATGGCGTTCCGGCTTCGGTTTCACTTGCCATATGGGGACGGGAAACCAATTATGGTAGTGTCAAAATTCCCTATAATGCTTTTGAAGTTCTCGCAACCAAAGCGTTTATGAGCACACGAAAAGACATGTTCAAAACCGAGCTTATCGCTGCCTTGACGATTGTACAGGACCATTACATGGATGCGGCTTCCATGAAAAGTTCATGGGCGGGTGCGTTAGGCCAACCGCAATTCATGCCAACATCATATTTGAAATATGCTGTCGATTTTGATGGTGATGGCCATCGTAATATCTGGACATCAACACCCGATACTCTCGCATCTATTGCTAACTATCTGAAGCTTAACGGTTACAGGGCGAATGCCGGTTGGGGCTATGAAGTTAAAGTTCCCGAAACTGTCGACTGTTTTCTGGAAGGGCCCGATCAGGGGAAAATGTTAAGCGAATGGCAAAGGCTCGGCGTGTTACCGCAGTCCGATAAAAATATCCCCGCGCTTGATAAAAGTCGTCCGCTCTATCTCCTGATGCCGGAGGGACGTCTGGGACCAGCCTTTCTTGTAACCGACAATTTCTATGTGTTGAAATCCTATAATATGAGCGACCTTTATGCGCTTTTTATCGCTACAGTCTCTGACCGAATTGAGGGAAAACGTGGCTTTATCGAGCCATGGCAAAAAATTGACGAGCTTTATCAATCGGACGTTTTAAACTTGCAAACAAAATTGCAATCGCAAGGATATGATATCGGCAAAGCCGATGGTTTTGCAGGCTTCAAAACCCGCCGTTCAATTGGCTTATGGCAGCAAAAACACGGACAGAAGCCGACCTGTTTTCCAAGTCGTTCTTTAATTGCGGATTTTCGCTAA
- a CDS encoding cation diffusion facilitator family transporter, with protein sequence MASHSGSKTVIYAALAGNLLIALTKFVAASFTGSSAMLSEGVHSIVDTGNELLLLHGLRRASIPPDRVHPFGHGRELYFWSFIVALLVFALGAGVSFFEGVLHVLNPAEIHNVTVNYIVLGLSVFFEGTSWLLALRHFRRTKGKLGYLAAVHRSKDPTVFSILFEDSAALLGIAIALSGITASILTGNFIFDGIASLGISVILAVTAIFLARECKGLLLGEAALPEVRKAIFNIVSADPDVQKVNGIITQQMGPNQVVVNVSLEFEDKLTAPKIEECVLRIERNLAIARPEVVGFFVKPQTAGIWARRREKIEANHEDNNDSDEE encoded by the coding sequence ATGGCATCACATTCCGGTTCCAAAACAGTCATCTATGCGGCACTCGCAGGCAATCTTCTCATTGCGCTTACCAAATTTGTTGCCGCTTCTTTCACCGGTTCGTCGGCTATGTTGTCAGAAGGTGTGCATTCGATTGTCGACACCGGCAATGAATTATTATTACTCCATGGCTTGAGACGTGCATCTATCCCACCTGATCGGGTGCATCCATTCGGCCACGGACGGGAGCTTTATTTCTGGAGTTTTATTGTTGCCTTGCTGGTATTTGCATTGGGCGCCGGCGTATCCTTTTTTGAAGGCGTTTTACACGTTCTCAACCCTGCGGAAATCCATAATGTAACCGTCAACTATATTGTGCTTGGTCTGTCGGTGTTTTTCGAAGGAACCTCGTGGCTTTTGGCTTTGAGACATTTCCGCCGGACAAAAGGTAAACTTGGCTATCTTGCTGCTGTTCACCGTTCCAAAGACCCGACTGTTTTTTCCATTCTTTTCGAAGATAGTGCAGCACTTTTAGGTATTGCAATTGCTTTAAGCGGCATTACAGCTTCGATTCTTACCGGCAATTTTATTTTTGATGGTATCGCTTCGCTTGGAATTTCCGTCATCCTTGCTGTCACTGCAATTTTTCTTGCACGCGAATGTAAGGGATTGCTGCTTGGCGAGGCTGCCCTTCCCGAGGTGCGAAAAGCAATTTTCAACATTGTATCAGCCGACCCCGACGTGCAAAAAGTCAACGGAATTATCACCCAGCAGATGGGCCCTAATCAGGTGGTCGTCAATGTCAGTCTCGAATTCGAGGACAAACTGACCGCACCAAAGATAGAAGAATGCGTACTGCGTATTGAAAGGAATTTGGCTATTGCAAGACCGGAAGTGGTGGGTTTTTTCGTAAAGCCGCAAACAGCCGGTATCTGGGCGAGAAGACGGGAAAAAATCGAAGCAAACCACGAAGACAATAATGATAGCGATGAAGAGTAG
- the irrA gene encoding iron response transcriptional regulator IrrA: MIYHSLGELEKRLREKGLRPTRQRMALADLLFSKGNRHIAAEELHEEAVKASVPVSLATVYNTLHQFTEAGLLRIIAVEGSKTWFDTNTSDHHHFFLEGENEIVDIPSGPEGKPIVGNLPEPPEGMEISHVDLIVRLRQKD, translated from the coding sequence GTGATTTATCATTCGCTTGGAGAATTGGAAAAACGCTTACGCGAAAAAGGCTTGCGGCCAACAAGGCAACGCATGGCTTTGGCTGATCTATTGTTCTCTAAAGGAAACCGCCATATTGCCGCTGAAGAATTACATGAGGAAGCGGTCAAAGCTTCGGTTCCTGTTTCTCTTGCAACAGTCTACAATACACTTCACCAATTTACCGAGGCAGGACTTTTGAGGATTATTGCCGTTGAAGGTTCGAAAACCTGGTTCGACACCAATACATCCGATCACCATCACTTCTTCCTCGAAGGTGAAAACGAGATTGTGGATATTCCTTCAGGCCCTGAAGGAAAACCCATTGTCGGCAATTTGCCCGAACCACCGGAAGGCATGGAAATTTCTCATGTCGATCTTATCGTAAGATTGCGCCAGAAAGATTAA
- the fabA gene encoding 3-hydroxyacyl-[acyl-carrier-protein] dehydratase FabA yields MAEQKSSYTYEELLSCARGEMFGKGNAQLPAPPMLMFNRITKISENGGEHDKGLIRAEFDITPDLWFFACHFIGDPVMPGCLGLDALWQLTGFFLGWLGEPGKGRAISTGEVKFSGMVTPKTKLVEYGIDFKRVMRGRLVLGIADGFVKADGEIIYKAADLRVALFKEE; encoded by the coding sequence ATGGCTGAACAAAAGTCTAGCTACACGTATGAAGAGCTTTTAAGCTGCGCACGCGGTGAAATGTTCGGAAAAGGCAATGCACAATTGCCGGCTCCGCCAATGTTGATGTTCAACCGTATTACCAAAATCAGTGAAAATGGCGGTGAACACGACAAAGGTCTGATTCGTGCCGAATTCGACATCACACCAGATCTATGGTTTTTTGCCTGTCATTTTATTGGTGATCCGGTCATGCCTGGCTGTTTGGGGCTTGATGCTTTATGGCAACTCACCGGTTTTTTCCTCGGTTGGTTGGGGGAACCCGGCAAGGGACGTGCGATATCAACAGGAGAAGTGAAATTTTCCGGAATGGTTACCCCGAAGACAAAACTTGTCGAATATGGAATTGATTTCAAGCGTGTCATGCGTGGCCGGCTCGTTCTCGGTATTGCCGACGGCTTTGTCAAAGCTGATGGTGAAATAATTTATAAGGCGGCCGATTTGCGTGTAGCCTTATTCAAGGAAGAGTGA
- the fabB gene encoding beta-ketoacyl-ACP synthase I, with protein MRRVVVTGMGIVSSIGNNPEAVLNSLREAKSGISFSQEYADLGFRSQVYGMPHIDVEALVDRRAMRFHGRGTAWNHIAMDQAIADAGLSSDEVSNPKTGIIMGSGGPSTRTIVDSADIARQKGPKRVGPFAVPKAMSSTASATLATFFKIKGVNYSISSACATSNHCIGNAYELIQFGKQDRVFAGGCEDLDWTLSVLFDAMGAMSSKRNATPESASRAYDAGRDGFVIAGGAGVLVLEELEVAKARGAKIYAEIVGYGATSDGYDMVAPSGEGAERCMRMALSTVKNKIDYINPHATSTPVGDPPEIEAIRKIFGSGDSCPPISATKSLTGHSLGAAGVQEAIYSLLMMKNNFICESAHIDELDPAFADMPIVRKRLDNQKLNTVLSNTFGFGGTNATLVFQRYE; from the coding sequence ATGCGTCGAGTAGTTGTAACCGGTATGGGAATTGTCTCATCAATCGGGAATAACCCTGAAGCTGTCCTGAATAGTTTGCGCGAAGCGAAATCCGGTATCAGTTTTTCGCAAGAATATGCAGATCTGGGCTTCCGCAGCCAGGTCTACGGCATGCCGCATATTGACGTCGAGGCACTGGTTGATCGTCGTGCCATGCGTTTTCACGGGCGGGGAACTGCCTGGAACCATATCGCTATGGATCAGGCAATTGCCGATGCCGGGCTTTCATCCGATGAAGTTTCCAATCCGAAAACCGGTATCATTATGGGGTCGGGCGGTCCTTCGACACGCACAATCGTCGACTCAGCCGATATCGCCCGCCAAAAAGGCCCCAAACGCGTTGGTCCCTTTGCAGTGCCGAAAGCGATGAGTTCGACGGCTTCGGCAACATTGGCCACTTTTTTCAAGATAAAAGGCGTGAACTATTCTATTTCATCCGCCTGTGCGACATCCAATCATTGCATTGGCAATGCCTATGAACTTATCCAGTTTGGCAAGCAGGATCGCGTTTTTGCCGGTGGTTGCGAAGATCTTGATTGGACATTATCGGTATTGTTCGATGCCATGGGGGCAATGTCGAGTAAACGCAATGCAACGCCTGAAAGTGCTTCTCGTGCCTATGATGCCGGCCGTGACGGCTTTGTCATTGCGGGAGGTGCCGGCGTTCTGGTTCTTGAAGAGCTGGAAGTTGCCAAAGCACGTGGTGCAAAAATCTATGCAGAGATTGTCGGATATGGCGCAACATCGGATGGCTATGATATGGTCGCTCCCTCCGGTGAAGGGGCCGAGCGCTGCATGCGCATGGCTTTATCGACTGTCAAAAATAAAATTGACTATATCAATCCCCATGCCACATCCACACCTGTTGGCGATCCACCGGAAATAGAGGCGATCCGCAAGATTTTCGGTTCGGGTGATTCGTGCCCGCCGATCTCGGCAACAAAATCGCTAACCGGACATTCACTTGGAGCTGCCGGTGTGCAGGAAGCAATTTATTCCCTTCTTATGATGAAAAATAATTTCATCTGTGAAAGCGCTCATATTGATGAGCTTGATCCGGCGTTTGCGGATATGCCGATTGTACGCAAACGTCTTGATAACCAAAAACTGAACACAGTCCTGTCAAATACTTTCGGCTTTGGCGGAACCAATGCAACGCTGGTTTTCCAGCGTTACGAATAA
- the fabI gene encoding enoyl-ACP reductase FabI — MEGLMKGKRGLIMGVANDHSIAWGIACQLAKAGAELAFTYQGDAFGKRVHPLAEKLGSKLLLECDVENIDSVDAVFNRLEKEWGTLDFVVHAIGFSDKSQLKGRYVDVTTRENFSRTMVISAFSFTEIAQRAGKLMPNGGALLTLTYGASQHVVPNYNVMGVAKAALEAMVRYLAADFGPQNIRVNAISAGPVRTLAGNGIGAARAIFSYQKRNAPLRRTVDINEIGKSALYLLSDLASGVTGDIHYVDCGYNIMSMPILEELKDSDESRGE; from the coding sequence ATGGAAGGTTTGATGAAGGGCAAGCGCGGCCTCATAATGGGCGTCGCGAACGACCATTCAATCGCCTGGGGAATAGCATGTCAGCTCGCAAAAGCGGGGGCTGAACTGGCTTTTACCTATCAAGGAGATGCATTTGGAAAGCGTGTCCACCCCTTGGCAGAAAAACTTGGATCCAAGCTTTTGCTTGAATGCGATGTTGAAAATATCGATTCGGTCGATGCTGTTTTCAATCGACTGGAAAAAGAATGGGGCACACTCGACTTTGTGGTTCATGCGATTGGCTTTTCGGACAAATCGCAGCTTAAAGGACGCTATGTCGATGTGACAACACGTGAAAATTTCAGCCGCACAATGGTTATTTCGGCATTTTCCTTTACCGAAATTGCCCAGCGCGCAGGAAAATTGATGCCTAATGGCGGCGCGTTGCTGACATTGACCTATGGTGCATCCCAACATGTTGTACCTAATTACAATGTTATGGGCGTTGCGAAAGCCGCACTTGAAGCCATGGTGCGCTATTTGGCGGCTGATTTCGGACCGCAGAATATCCGCGTCAATGCAATTTCAGCGGGGCCTGTTCGCACACTTGCCGGTAATGGTATTGGAGCAGCACGTGCGATTTTCTCTTACCAAAAGCGCAATGCTCCTTTGCGTCGCACAGTTGATATTAATGAAATCGGCAAATCGGCACTTTATCTGTTATCCGATTTGGCTTCCGGTGTGACCGGCGACATTCATTATGTCGATTGCGGCTATAATATTATGTCCATGCCGATACTGGAAGAACTGAAAGACAGCGACGAATCACGCGGCGAATAA
- a CDS encoding class I SAM-dependent methyltransferase, with amino-acid sequence MSVFLPFYQNALEHPHPESLWCAFGLTEKPEKDWVKSLEIIQPWRADFLTLQQAGFKCLPELPDKTKRFSGGLLELNKHKKLNQNRFLALLRVVKAGGTIIVSGDKLSGAQSFMKWVNAIVPVLGKLSKAHGIAFWLTVPEDIQEKELETLQQLPQSFENAFTTEAGMFSNGRIDQGSQMLVKHMERVVFGKTADFGAGWGFLSYEAIKQAKKLTELDLYEADYNSLEAAKTHIGSLHASLPVDYFWQDITSEPINRIYDTILSNPPFHDGRAADVALGQKFISVAAQRLKPGGCFLMVANRQLPYETTLQKCFRKVLLLEEQSGFKVIEARK; translated from the coding sequence ATGTCGGTTTTTTTGCCTTTTTATCAGAATGCTCTTGAACATCCACATCCGGAAAGTTTGTGGTGCGCATTCGGTTTGACAGAAAAACCGGAAAAGGATTGGGTCAAATCACTCGAAATTATCCAGCCTTGGCGGGCGGATTTTTTAACGCTTCAACAGGCCGGCTTTAAATGCTTGCCCGAATTGCCGGATAAAACAAAGAGGTTTTCCGGTGGTCTCCTTGAGCTTAACAAGCATAAAAAACTCAACCAGAACCGGTTTCTCGCCCTTTTGCGTGTGGTGAAAGCCGGTGGTACAATTATTGTCAGTGGCGATAAATTGTCTGGCGCCCAATCCTTCATGAAATGGGTTAACGCCATTGTACCGGTTTTGGGGAAGCTCTCGAAAGCGCATGGCATTGCTTTCTGGTTGACTGTACCGGAGGATATTCAGGAAAAAGAGCTGGAAACGCTTCAACAGCTTCCGCAGAGTTTTGAAAATGCCTTCACAACAGAGGCAGGCATGTTTTCGAATGGTCGCATTGATCAAGGTTCGCAAATGTTGGTCAAACATATGGAGAGAGTTGTGTTTGGCAAAACGGCCGATTTTGGTGCAGGCTGGGGCTTTCTTTCCTATGAAGCGATCAAACAGGCAAAAAAGCTTACCGAGCTCGATCTTTATGAGGCCGATTATAATTCACTGGAAGCTGCCAAAACACATATAGGCAGCCTTCACGCTTCCCTTCCTGTCGATTATTTCTGGCAGGATATCACAAGCGAGCCGATCAATAGGATTTATGATACAATCCTATCGAACCCTCCATTTCATGACGGACGCGCGGCAGATGTCGCATTGGGACAAAAATTTATAAGTGTGGCAGCGCAAAGGTTAAAACCAGGTGGTTGCTTTCTCATGGTGGCCAATCGGCAATTGCCTTATGAAACGACTTTGCAAAAATGTTTTCGAAAAGTACTGCTCCTTGAAGAGCAGAGCGGCTTCAAAGTGATTGAAGCGCGCAAATGA
- the rpsO gene encoding 30S ribosomal protein S15 has protein sequence MSITAERKQALIKEYATKEGDTGSPEVQVAILSERIANLTEHFKSHKKDNHSRRGLLKLVSQRRRLLDYLNGVDEKRYQSLISKLGLRR, from the coding sequence ATGTCGATTACTGCTGAACGTAAACAGGCTTTGATCAAAGAATATGCAACCAAGGAAGGCGATACAGGTTCGCCGGAAGTACAGGTTGCAATTTTGTCTGAACGTATTGCCAATTTGACCGAGCATTTCAAATCCCACAAGAAGGATAACCATTCCCGCCGTGGTCTTTTGAAACTTGTTTCCCAACGTCGTCGTCTTCTCGATTACCTGAACGGTGTCGATGAAAAACGTTATCAATCGTTGATTTCCAAGCTCGGCTTGCGTCGCTAA